Proteins encoded together in one Diceros bicornis minor isolate mBicDic1 chromosome 18, mDicBic1.mat.cur, whole genome shotgun sequence window:
- the DERL2 gene encoding derlin-2 isoform X3, producing MAYQSLRLEYLQIPPVSRAYTTACVLTTAAVQLELITPFQLYFNPELIFKHFQVLQLDTYIFSWKMYFPISLVE from the exons ATGGCGTACCAGAGCCTCCGGCTGGAGTACCTGCAGATCCCACCAGTTAGCCGCGCCTACACCACCGCCTGCGTCCTCACCACCGCCGCTGTG cagtTGGAATTGATCACACCTTTTCAATTGTACTTCAATCCTGAATTAATCTTTAAACACTTTCAA GTATTGCAGTTGgacacatatattttttcttggaaGATGTATTTCCCAATCAGCCTGGTGGAATAA
- the DERL2 gene encoding derlin-2 isoform X1, with translation MAYQSLRLEYLQIPPVSRAYTTACVLTTAAVQLELITPFQLYFNPELIFKHFQIWRLITNFLFFGPVGFNFLFNMIFLYRYCRMLEEGSFRGRTADFVFMFLFGGFLMTLFGLFVSLVFLGQAFTIMLVYVWSRRNPYVRMNFFGLLNFQAPFLPWVLMGFSLLLGNSIIVDLLGIAVGHIYFFLEDVFPNQPGGIRILKTPSILKAIFDTPDEDPNYNPLPEERPGGFAWGEGQRLGG, from the exons ATGGCGTACCAGAGCCTCCGGCTGGAGTACCTGCAGATCCCACCAGTTAGCCGCGCCTACACCACCGCCTGCGTCCTCACCACCGCCGCTGTG cagtTGGAATTGATCACACCTTTTCAATTGTACTTCAATCCTGAATTAATCTTTAAACACTTTCAA ataTGGAGGCTAATCaccaatttcttattttttgggCCAGTTggattcaattttttatttaacatgaTTTTTCT ATATCGTTACTGTCGAATGCTAGAAGAAGGCTCTTTCCGAGGTCGGACAGCAGACTTTGTATTTATGTtcctttttggtggattcttaaTGACT ctttttggtttgtttgtgagCTTAGTATTCTTGGGCCAGGCCTTTACAATAATGCTTGTCTACGTGTGGAGCCGAAGAAACCCATATGTCCGCATGAACTTCTTCGGCCTTCTCAATTTCCAGGCCCCCTTTCTACCCTGGGTGCTCAtgggcttttccttgttgttGGGGAACTCAATCATTGTGGACCTCTTGG GTATTGCAGTTGgacacatatattttttcttggaaGATGTATTTCCCAATCAGCCTGGTGGAATAAGAATTCTGAAAACACCATCTATTTT GAAGGCTATTTTTGATACACCAGATGAGGATCCAAACTACAATCCACTACCTGAAGAGCGGCCGGGAGGCTTCGCCTGGGGTGAGGGCCAGCGCCTCGGCGGTTAA
- the DERL2 gene encoding derlin-2 isoform X2, with amino-acid sequence MAYQSLRLEYLQIPPVSRAYTTACVLTTAAVLELITPFQLYFNPELIFKHFQIWRLITNFLFFGPVGFNFLFNMIFLYRYCRMLEEGSFRGRTADFVFMFLFGGFLMTLFGLFVSLVFLGQAFTIMLVYVWSRRNPYVRMNFFGLLNFQAPFLPWVLMGFSLLLGNSIIVDLLGIAVGHIYFFLEDVFPNQPGGIRILKTPSILKAIFDTPDEDPNYNPLPEERPGGFAWGEGQRLGG; translated from the exons ATGGCGTACCAGAGCCTCCGGCTGGAGTACCTGCAGATCCCACCAGTTAGCCGCGCCTACACCACCGCCTGCGTCCTCACCACCGCCGCTGTG tTGGAATTGATCACACCTTTTCAATTGTACTTCAATCCTGAATTAATCTTTAAACACTTTCAA ataTGGAGGCTAATCaccaatttcttattttttgggCCAGTTggattcaattttttatttaacatgaTTTTTCT ATATCGTTACTGTCGAATGCTAGAAGAAGGCTCTTTCCGAGGTCGGACAGCAGACTTTGTATTTATGTtcctttttggtggattcttaaTGACT ctttttggtttgtttgtgagCTTAGTATTCTTGGGCCAGGCCTTTACAATAATGCTTGTCTACGTGTGGAGCCGAAGAAACCCATATGTCCGCATGAACTTCTTCGGCCTTCTCAATTTCCAGGCCCCCTTTCTACCCTGGGTGCTCAtgggcttttccttgttgttGGGGAACTCAATCATTGTGGACCTCTTGG GTATTGCAGTTGgacacatatattttttcttggaaGATGTATTTCCCAATCAGCCTGGTGGAATAAGAATTCTGAAAACACCATCTATTTT GAAGGCTATTTTTGATACACCAGATGAGGATCCAAACTACAATCCACTACCTGAAGAGCGGCCGGGAGGCTTCGCCTGGGGTGAGGGCCAGCGCCTCGGCGGTTAA